The Hippocampus zosterae strain Florida chromosome 10, ASM2543408v3, whole genome shotgun sequence genome contains the following window.
GCAATGTTGGGAAAGTATGACGCCTACACAGTGAAAGTAAGGAAAACACACTACATATCGACTAGGATAGTCTAGGTTGATTGTGACCAAAGAAAGTTTAGAATTACTGTTTCTGATTAGAATTATTGATATGTTTGTCAAAAGGAATACTTGGTGAAAGAGGGCAATCTGAGTCGTGGTGCATTGCGGATGATTGGAGACATCCTGAATGAAAACAGCCTCTTTTACACATCCATGCTAGAGATGCTTTACGTCCAGTCCGACATCAATGATGACACAGAGTGAGAAAAtattgacatactgtacatgagtgacattttatgtggaaatgttttctgttttcaaataGACTTAATATAGTCAATATTGTATTCATAtcatcattttatatatacctatatatatgtgtgtacacatTCCGgtatataaaacaaacaaactctggATGCTTTTCTTCCAGGTACTATGAGGTCACCGATGGCTTTGACCACCTCACAACGGCTTTCTACGGCATGTTGAACGCCACAACCCTCCTCAACTCCAGGGTCAAACTCATTAACCAATCAGGAGGCAGAAACGTGACTGTGACATACCAGGACGTGCGTACTCCAGGTTTGATGACGAACCTGACGGTGGACCAGGCACTGGTTACAGCCACAGCCAAGGCAACCCTCCTGATTGACTTCCAGCCAGCACTTTCTGCGGACAAGATGGAAGCCCTGCGCTCAGTTCACTACGCGAGTTCCACCAAAGTGATACTGAGCTTCATGGAGCGCTTTTGGGAGAAAGAGGGCATCAGGGGAGGGAAGAGCATCACAGACCGACCATCACGCTTCATTTATTACCCCAGCCACAGTTTCCCAGGAACAGACGCAGGGGCTCTGCTCGCATCGTACACTTGCTCTGACGATTCCACCCTCTTTCAAGGTGTGAGTGAAGATGAGCTGATGGCTGTGGTCCTGGACGACTTGGTTAGGATCCATGGAGAGGATATCAGGTCTCTATTTACTGGTGGACTGGTGAAGAAGTGGGGCTTGGACCCCTACAGCTTGGGCGCATTTGCCCTTTTCACACCCTACCAGGGCCTTTATGCCAGAGAACTATTCCAGAGCGAGGGACGTGTGCACTTTGCTGGGGAACACACCGCTTTACCTCACGGCTGGATAGAAACTTCCATGAAATCTGCCCTCAGAGCGGCCAAAAATATTAATAGCCTCACAATTCAACCCTAATCAGTTGGGggtagaaaataatttaaaatcatCACATTTTGTATGTCACAGTCAATTGTATTCCATAGGTATTTAAAGTTGTAATATTTAAACAAGcaattatatttaaatatactaGTGATCACTTTTTAAGTGAATTTGTTATAATGACTCTTTGCCCCATCTTTCTGTTTCAGAAATCTGAGGATTCAATCAACTGGAATATTTCAGCATACAGAATCACATGTTCATTATCGCTTGCGAAGATAAGCGGTTTAGATAATTGCTTGATGTTCTTGCATTTTGCAATTGGGTAACTATTGGTTGCTACTTTCAGTTCAAAATCAACTGAGATAATAATATGAGCTCTACGAATTTACTCAACTCTGATATACTGCATTGTTTATGTTTACGCAAGTATAATTGAATTGTTGAAGCAAACACATTCCACAAGCAAATTAATGTGTTAAAGTGTTCGAAAGAAATCCTAATGAAATCCACACTCCACCAATAACAGCCAGTTTACTTGTGTTCCAATTCGATGATCACACCATTCAAACATGAAATGCTAACAAACATGCTGATCACAGTCGTATATCACAGTAATATTGTCACTCTTCATATCCCTAACCCCAAACATGTTAGGAATCCAAAACAGTTGTGTATAGATATTTTTAATCTGCTAATAAAGTCCAACAAAGGTCTATGCAGTCCATTGTTCAATGAGTGCCTTTCTGCACCATTTGAGTGAAGCGGTTGGTGATGGTCAAGGTGGTGTCAATGAATCGCTCCACACAGCTGACGAGACAAGTTTCTGTCCGGTAGTCAAATTTCGAACCTGGACTGTCCACACACTTGTCCCAGCACACGTCTGTGAAGTTGTGCACCTAGAAATAAGCAGACATGATGGGAATGGAAATGGTATCATGACTAAAATACAGAGATTTCAATCATTTTAACTGCATGTTTTATAGATATTAATAAtactgcatatacagtatatatatttttctctctCCGTGTTTTGTAACTGTGATTTGCTTGTTAATGTTTTCAAATTATGTTGGTAAGAGCGTCATTTCAGTAAATGTTACAGTTTATGTTTACACAGTAGCCTTTTTCATTCAAACCACAGTCAAAAACGGCGAGTGCGGTCAAACTACAGCCCGGGGGCCATTTCAGCGGCCCACAACATGCCATACAGACATAtagtacatacataaataagtaAATGATATTTGACATGGGCAGCAAGGTTAGTTACAAAAGGTCAAGGCGGGCAGAGTGAGAAGTGTGCCAGAAAAATATGTGCCGTTTATACTGAAACATTTGTTTATATACTGTTGAACTTTTCCAGATATTTGAAGATACAAATAAACCATTTATGATGAAAAGAATAACAcaatttatcttcaaaacacCGTAGCGAATAAAGATAATTACATTTTTAGAGGCAAAAAtagtttcttccactttgtgctcgatggctgatttatgaagacaCCACTTAATGATCCTCAAGAAACTGAAACATGGTCacctaattattttttaataatattattattattattaattatttttgttgttttggttatGAATGTGGAGCTGGATCTATTCTGTTCGATAGAGGACTGTTGGCCACCCCACAAAATTGGACAAATCCTCAAATATTTGCCCTTAACACCttaacagaaagctgatgaaattaATGAGACAATACAAAAAACATATAATTACTGTCTTTACTGACTTTAGCGTCtttcaaaaagttgaagaattttaaagtggccctttcatTCAGCCAGTTTTATGGATGTGGCcctcaaacaaaaaagtttggactcctctgatgtacagtatttcaaactATTTCTCCTTGCAACAAGATCTATCGTTGGATTAACATTGTTTCTGCGTATGTTCCAAACACCATCTTAATGCATTCCATTTGGTATCATTCAAGTGATCAGTCATCAGTCGgcgtgtacagtacagtattagaATACTCTATGCTGTACGGTCCACGTTGGGGTACAAACCTGGGCCTGAAACTGAGCCTTTTGCTGTTCTATGGCAATCAACCGCTGAAGCTCTgtagcttccgccttctccgacgCACTGAGATTGTCAAAACCGTCCATTGCGTCTCTTAAACGGATCTTAAATAGACAGAATTGTTTTTTAGTATCAACGGTGATGTGTAGCAGTAAGCGTCGATTAAGTGACCTTCGGTAAAACTGCTTGTGCGAGCGACCGGTGCTTCACGAGTCCGCGTAGACCACCGCGGATATACAAATTATGGGATGTGTGGCTATACATCACTGGCGGCTGTGACATTCGGTTATTCACGTTTGTAAATCAGTTCACTTGTGATGACGTAATAGTGACGCTTTCAAAAGTCATAATGTTTCAAGAAGAAGCGTTGTCGCAAAACAACTTGATATTTCATTATTATAAAGTACATATTTTAagaagcacattaaaaaaataaaaaaatcatgatttttttctgtgacctATATTAATCCGTTTACGGTTGTGGCTTTCGTTGTCATTGATATTTTATTCTGAATAGCGTTTGGTACCATAACATTCGGAGAACTTCATCTTCTCTTAATTAAAAGATCTTTGTAACGGGATGTTTCAGTAACAACTTCCGGGTAAATCGTGACGACCTTGGTTAGTTGACCAACATGGCGGCTATCGTGCGCTTGACTTCTGTTTGTCGCAGAGGAGTCCACCGTAAGAATACAAAACTTTCTCACCGCTTTCTTGTTTTGAATTTGCTCGCAAATTAGGCAGATCATTTGAGAGCTACACCGAGTgtcttgttactgtgtgtgTAAGGCATGCTACGCAGAAAACAGTGGTGCTCATTTGAAGTTAATGACTTTAATCAATAAAGCtaatttgatttaatttgaattgCTCTAAAAGACAGTTTCCTTGTATAGCAAATGAATGGAATCAACAGTAATCCACTATTATAAGTGATGCGTATGTAGAGGAAGATTCTGGAGAGGAGGCTCCATTGTAAATCTGTCAGGATTGCATATTAGTAAATCCTTATCATGGGTCCCGTTTTAATAGGTCAACATACGCTTTTCAATTCGGCTCATATCGTCGAATCAAATTAACTATACGTTTCTTTGCAAGTGTTGTGTGGTgagtgtttaattaaaaaaccATGGTATACTTGAGGAAACGATTCACAGAATTTCACCTGCTACAGATTATTCTTGAGTACATATTTATCTAACGAGGGAATATTTCCATTTCAGCTTTTGATTCAGGAAATGATAAACTCATTCATATCTGTAGTAGAATatatttctgttcttttttttttttttttagaagaagACGATTGTCTCAACAATGTTCACTTTTAATATTGTGATTCTGATAtctgcatgttgttgttttctcccCCCCAGCTCTATTCTACCAAAGCACCTTGCTGGCAAGGCCGTTGATTCTACCACACAAACATCAGGAGCAGACTTACATGCTCACTGCAAGGATTCATGCTTCCCAAGCCCTAAGTGGTCAGTGTTGTCTGTACAGTGAAGCCTTGATTTAATGAACTAAATAGGAAGGAGTAGGTTGTCCATTAAAAGCAGTAGTCGGTTAAATGGAAGTGTGTTTTTCATGGCCCAAAAACCCCCAATACAtgacaaaattgtattttactttaCCTTTTGACTCAGAGCGTGAATAGAGTGCACACGTTTTGGAAATAAAGCGGTTTGAAACGTTTAAAAGTTTACCCAAACTTACAATGCTGGTGCTTGAGGGCCATGCAGCTGGTTGTTTACaagacctgctttattttattatttccaCTTTGATTAGCTGCCAAGAGGGGCTTGACAAGAAATAACTGGATACTATACCAAAATCTGTACGGTACAGAATGTTTGCTAGATGCGTACATGACAAGTGCCTGAGTAAACTacagagctgatcatttgaatcaggtatgttgaaGTAGAGAGGAATCTAAAACAGCCAGGATACGGCTTTCGAGGAACCGTAATTTTGAATGCACCTCCCTTCTCATGATCATCGTGAGACATCAGTGTTTACACTCCCGTTCGCGGCTCGCTGTATCTTACAAAGACAGTGTAATCAACTGACAATGTCTTAGCATCCTTAATTAGAGATTGAATATGATTTTGTGATGGCATTGTTGATATTGGTCACAATGTGATGAAATAGCAATAAAAACCTTGTTCAAGGCAAGCTTAGAAAGTTGAAGGGACGAGTCAAGCCAGCTGCTCTCCGCTTCCGCTAAACATGATTTCCGCTAACGCTTTACTATTGCAGTGTTGATTGAACACGCTCTCTAAATTTGAATgcacgcaatttttttttccacccgtcAAACTGCAGACCATGTGTGACCTGAACCGTTGCACATGAACCATACGGATCACAGATGAAAGATGATCCTTTGAACCACAAATTAAAATATGTACTCACGTTCGTGCAATCAAATTTTTACCAGGACACACGATATTCGATCACATTGTACTCACCGTTTTGAGCCCCGATAACCCCAAATCATTATACAGTGAGATTTATACAAATTTCTATAGTTCTACATTTTGCCTCCCTGCAACCCACCCATGATTCTTTGTGGCCACCCATGTTGTCTTGTCCAAGTTAATGTATGTATTGCCtatatcttatattttaaaGCGAGCTCCGGCTCCAAAGCTGCCTCTCTGCACTGGACAGCTGAGCGAGTGTTGAGCATCCTGCTGCTAGCCATGGGGCCTGTTGCCTATTTTCACCCCGGCCCTGCTATCGATTACTCTCTGGCTGCTGCACTCACCCTCCATGGACACTGGTAAGATGCGAGGAGCTGAACGGTCAAAGGTTGACAATTGGGGGTGGGAATCAAATGTTAACTTACAGTGGATATACAGTACTATTAGCAactgtttttttagtttgttacAAACCTCAAAGAATCCTCAAAAAACAGTGATAAACATTGAAGATGTTTCCCTCAAAAAACCTGTGGAAATTGGGATGAAAATAACTCTGAAATAAATACTGGGGGGGAAAATCTAATAATATGCGACTGCTGGTGCCAAACTGCAAATGTGCAGCAGTTCACTcttgttttaagttgtaatattaccATTCACCATCAGATGGCTTAGTTAGTTATGATCTCCTGTCCTGTACCGCACCGCAACGTGAGTAGGCTCAATACAACTTTGTGGATTTGGAAATGCAGGACATCGTtccttaataataaataaataaataaataaatagtgtttattttgtgacatccttaattgtatttttttgcaagaaaGCCCTttgcactgagaaaaaaaaatccagtatgtggttattttgttgaatgcttCAAACCCTTTTTGTTGGGTTCGAACAGTGTAGCTTTTATTCATGCATTGAATAATATCAAAAGTGAAGTATATTGGgcatgcattttgcacatattttttttgtccatatttaaaatagcatttttctcATTCATCTGGTTCGGAAGTGCGTGGTCTTGTGCGGATCCGAGTTGCATTGATGGGAATATGATGACCTCCCTCCAGCgtttaagttgcccatcactGGCATAAATGGAATGCGCGTTTGACTCAAGTAAGGAGTTTAGCACGAGAAAATCATCTCAAGACCTCACCTTCAAATAAGAAACAATACTGCATATTTTTGGGATTGGTAGTTTAAAAGCCACAGCACTCGGTGAGCTGCGCTTTTCTCCCTCCCCCAAGTGTCAGGGAAGACTGAGAGTAAAAGTTCTCGCTCTCCAGCTGGGCATCCGTTATCCACAGCCAGTAGAATAAGGATCTTGAAAGTATTTTGCATACATAGCCGCACATAGACACAATAAAGCAAAGCTTGCTACTCAGGCCAGAAGAAGGAACCCTTTTACTATGGACAAACACATGTCTGACAGTCATCTCGAATTTAATCCCAAATTTGAAGAGTAACAAGCCTGCCTGTGATACATTTAAATGACTGTGATTTATTTCGTGACAAACTTGTTCTTGACGGGTGGTATTTgatgagcaattaaaaaaatcttttagtAGATGAGTAGAGTAGAACATATGGCCCAGAGCGGTTGCATAATCACTGCCAATGTCTCTATCAACATAAAGGAATTTGAGAGTTATTACATGATACCGTGTTTTGGCCTTGACCTTTCTGGCAAGACATTCGGCCAGGATCGTGTTTCAGCGTGCTTGGTGAGTGAGGCTCCAGACTCTGTCTGCCTTTTCTaggtcaaacaaaatgatgAGTAATTAAAGGGGAAACAGAAAAATAGTCTTCTTTGCTGCTttatatgaaatgaaaaaattTAAAGAGTTAAGACGTAAATAAGCAGATTGTTGGACAGTCTCCTGAGCGCTGCAACCTTCTTGGACCCACTATGTAAGGGAAACGGTTTTGTTACCGAGGATGAACAGGGTTCCTGCAGATGCTTAAAAAGTATTAAAAGGCATTTCATCCGtgaatttcattaaaaaaaataagaatttcaGAAGTCTTTAAATATGTTAACCTAAGGGTCAAAGTAAGCAGTTTTAAATCACAGTTTGCAGgtcaaaatttttattttgcgCCTCATTGGTACACATTGAAAAGCAAAACTTCGAATCGCAGAGACAATTCTCAAAAGAAGGTAGGAGAAGAATCACTGAAATGGTTCCCAAAAAGCTTGGGCCTACGTGATCTACCGCAGATAGTTGGAGGGCAACACTCTTTAGCGCTATCtaatggctccctggagctttataaaaatgtttgaaagtggaaaaagatgtgggaggaaaattcatttttttggttttaaataAGGTTTATGTAGGAGTAAAAACATGACGCAAACATTCTTAATATTTcctaatgctgtaaaaatgtgtcgaataaTTATTACATTTCAACGTTTCTGTCAAAGAAGATTTGCATCacagcctgcgacacacgtttctattagcagtgTGGGATGCAAGGCAGGTGcctgttgcaaaaaaataaaaaataaaaatagaataattaaaaataaaacagaaacggggcttcatgtacaattaccgagggtactggcaaagagaatctggagggccgtgaaaatcatttttaaaacgaTACAGGTGATCTATGATAGTCAaaaacgctgcaaaagtgcgtcccatgcctccgcgtcagagCTCCACGAAAGTAGGTAGGCATGCGTCTGTAATTAAGTGTGTTGTGTATGCCCGGGTTGATCGCGGTAGGTTAGTTgaacgaaaagtagatcttcagtcaaaaaacgttggacacccctgctctacagaatGCACTGcccggaaataaaaaaaaaaacaatcaatttaatcatgaaggctcataaTAATCGTAATTGCAGATCAAACAATGcagctttgaatgagaataaataCCCCTCCTCCCCCGCACATATCTAAACGGCTCGAGCTGCAAGTGACTGCTGACCACGAACAACTTCCTGTGATGCAGGTTATGCACCGCCGTAAGTTAAGTGTGacctactttttctttttttttttttacttttcattacTCTTTGTGAGCGTGAGACCTACATGGTGTGTAGGCTGCGGTGTACActaaaaatgtattacaaacacacacacacacacacacgcacgcacaccatgatgagaaacagcctgaaagtgaggcatgcgatgcacttttgcagcctgttgactatcgtagctcacacgtaccgttttaaagtactTCCCTTGGCCCTCGAGATtcatattctttgcccgtgccctcggtgaattgtacacgaaacaaactctgattGAGAATtatgataaaagatagagcgcaacagctctgatcacaggctggaattgcagactgctgaccgctaacaacttccggtgacgtaatcacgcgacatcgtaaattcaagaattacctgctttattttatttttaaaatttttttttttttttgtgaaaatgagactgataggatgattagggtgcagcgtacatttaacacaaaaaaaatactaaaatgtacaaagacacaaatgtttgtttgttttttttctcctcggatctacttgggacctgtcttagatctactggtagatcaggatcgacgtaatgggcacccctgccctacacTCTTTGCAGTCGACTTGTGACAAGTCAGCAGTCTGTCAGCCCCGTTGAGCACGCAGTTGTAAATATTCtcaaatctcaaaataaaatccaacgtGACTCTCTTGCTAGCATCACACAATCACAACAGCAGAGCCAACAAAACAGTAATGTGGTTTAAGTTGGGACTCTTAAGAGCAGATGAACGAAATGTACATACTCTTTGGACACTGTGTGCACCTTCTGGGAGTAATGCTGCAAAAGTATTTACTaaccacattgaaaaaaaaatctatacgaTTCGGGTACGGGGAGTTTGGGTGCCCGTCTGAGCTTGAATTTTAATACACACAATTCGCATCTGAGTAGAAATCGCGGGACCAGCCAAattatggaggaaaaaaagtgtgacttaaagtctgaaaatgcGGTCTATCCTTTTTAAGAGTAATTCGCTTTCTATGCTCTTGAAATATGTAGAGCTATCACTACAGTGATCACCCAGCTAAAACACAAGCGCACCAACGGTAAGTAGCAGTTGATCCGTGTCATTTATGTTTAATTCATGTCGTGCTGTatatttttggggtttgtttttttgtaatgaacCGTGACTGAGGTTGCGTGTTCATAGCACCATCCAATTGAATTTCTTGGACAATTTgcattgttttaaaatgaagaatTTCTGATGCCGGTGCTTGTgaactaaaaattgttgttgttctaaTTAAAATTTGCACAATCTATTGATTGGCTCCGTGAAATAAAACATCGGGGCAAACACAAGCTCGTTCACTCCGGGGTTCTTTGCTGCCATGATGTATTTGTGAGCCCGGAAGCTAATCTATTTTTAGCCTTTTTGTGCGTCTTGTGAGCGGTTGtgtagttttttattttttgggggggagagggggggggtggtttaCACCTTTAAAAAGTAAGAACCATTTATGTGAAAAAACAACGATCCaccgtgtgtgttttaatgaatTTGAACATCCATTTGATTCAAAATAGGTTTCTTCATTCAACATCAGTTGGTTGACCTTCCGGCCAAGAACGTTCAGCCACTCATAGATGCAACCTGCAGGCAAGCGCGTTGTTTGAACAAATCGCTCCGTTGTTGACGAGACGCGCTAAACTTTTGCAAAACAAGAAGGACATGTTGTAAAACTTGTATGTCACACATGCTATATTTTGTTCCAAATTTTTTGTGGGGacgtcaaaataattttttccaATGCATTTTCGCTATGCTCTAGCTTAAATATACAAGTTCTTTAATTACAGGAGATGTATTGCCCCATCTTATGATCAAATAAGCGATTGAGTATTGTTTTTTtgcgtttatttttttcctccaaatttaCTCAACGACCCCAAAAACCTTGATCGTGTCAAGTTAGCCCTATCAAGCTAATGAAAAAAGGGGCAGCCAGCCATTGCACAGCTGTCAGCAGAAATCGGCTAAGTCCAGGTTAGTTCCGGCTGGTTGCAACCTCGTCAAGGTGGCTTGAGCTTTATGTCTGAGCAGTGTGCTGGTCGTTCAGTTAGAACAAACACTAGACAGCCTGGCAGGCGCAGGGCACAAATCTCAGTCATGAGTGGTGATAAATCCTCCTAAGCTGAGGCCTCCAGGCCAGGTGGCTATCTCAGGAGGTCGGGTTGCGTCCTCTTTGACCACAACTGGTGAGACAAATATCCTGATGTCATTTGGGTGGCGGCAGCAGTGCAATGAGGTGGAAAATGAAGTCTAGAAAGTTTCTTGCCATGTGGTCTGTGCCTGATAGGATTAGGAACCTTCAAGCGCCCAAGAATGTTGGCACTGAGCGAGCCCAGTTAAGCTCACTCACTTGGATGGCAGAGGTGTCAAAGTGAGAAGAGTTTAGCCGCTACAACAACTCAGTAATTTCCATTGTCCAAGTCTGATATTGTGACATAGACTGTAacagaacattcaaagtaatccATCGGCAGCTTTGGGGGAAGATGTACGGAGCCATTATTAAACTTTGCTCTCTTCAAATGCAAGCACCGTATGCATACATTTCGAATACATGGTCTTGGAGATGATCACGATGTTCTCcaacaaagatttttttgggggggcatgcATTCTCATACACAAAATGGACAAAACCACACAAGTGGCTTTGCCGAGTGATGTTCCCCACATCCTGTTCAGAGTCATCGGTGGAGTTTGAATAAATAGGCTATTTTACGCACTATatggcgcttcggagtataaggtgcactaTCTATTTTAAAACGGTTACATCGATCTCTTCATATCTAGGGTTcattgcattataaggcgcatgggACAGAAGCTCCAATAATGGCTGTGGTTGggcaatgcatccactagatgaagctactcgatacttttaggtgcgccttagagTGCAGAAAATGCGGTAAACTAACATTTGCTCAGTCCCATATAACAGTCAAATGTTAATGAGATCTGATTACTTTGCAAGTTTAGTTCTAAAATcccatttcatattttttgtcttgCAGGGGTCTAGGGCAGGTTTTGACAGATTATGTTCATGGGGAGACCAAGATCAAGATCGCCAATGCGGGCCTCTTCCTTCTGTCCACGGTCACGTTCGCAGGCCTTAGCTACTTCAACTACAACGATGTGGGCATATGCAAAGCCATTGCCCTGCTTTGGAGCAAATGAACCTGAATGTGAGCTCGGAAGAATGACCTCAATGTGTTTCAGAGAAGTTCTTAGAAATACACGGTCGGCTTTGACAATATTTCCAGTGATTCACGTGTGCGTAATTGTACTTTATATTCATCAGTTGTGCTCAATTTGGTCAGTTGAGTTACTGATGGGCAATTTCCTGGGGGGTGGGGATAAACTTGTCAAAGCTCAGTGTGGGCTGGAATTTAGGATGAAGTAGGCCAATGTCTTTTATAGTCTGTACCATATCATGTTAGTGACTCATCGTAGTTCATTTCgccataaaacatttgtcacattgtACAGACCAGAATAGTCTTATTTGacctgtaattattattttttgttgttttttccacgAGGATTCGAGTTGTTGGATGGATTTTCTTTCACTTATACATACCTTTGATCTTCAATCCATCTGATGTAAGATGTGCTCCATTGGTGTGTTTAAATGTTGCATTTGAGACGCTTCATCTCGGTCAAAGGTTGATAGCTGCCCTCTTGACAACCAAACAGCATGTACTTGTACCTGTCCTTTACTGTATGTCACTCAGCTTTACTGTAACGACCACTTCAGAGTATAAAGTATAAAGAGTATAAGCATTTTACTTCTCCCCGTGCAAGGCAATACCATATATTTTACGGTCTTCGGGTGAGCCCAGCGCAAGCCCCCTCTGCCTgtattcattattttgtcattgttggTGCGCTTTGTCAGCTTGTTGAAGACAAATCTTGTCGTCATCACGCATAACATCAACAAAGTGAATGGAGGCGCAGACCCTTTGAAATAATTCATCTGAGCTTCACCTGACTTTCAAAACATACGGGTGTCACTTTTTGGAAATGACTGGGGGAAGTCCCTTTTGAGCTCCAGCACGAGTGCTAAGTCTGGCAATGCACAAAGCAAGCAAGGTACATCATTTTGTGCTTGACTGAGTCTGGTGTGGAGAAACTTTGATTTGACAGCCCCCATCAAACAGCCTTGGGACAAACTAGAACAGCGAAT
Protein-coding sequences here:
- the il4i1 gene encoding L-amino-acid oxidase, with amino-acid sequence MITHMSLCKFFPLFLLGVVVFVMSGIAGDPLYECLQDADYSELLDIVDKGLPSTKTPQHVAIIGGGIAGITAAKILQDAGHKVTIIEASHRIGGRIETFRNTREGWYAEVGAMRIPSFHKILLSFVSKLKIPLNHFVQDDMNTYFLLNGQLHKNLAVANNHDVLNYTLNEGERGKSAAQLFSETLWKVRDDLQTSGCSAMLGKYDAYTVKEYLVKEGNLSRGALRMIGDILNENSLFYTSMLEMLYVQSDINDDTEYYEVTDGFDHLTTAFYGMLNATTLLNSRVKLINQSGGRNVTVTYQDVRTPGLMTNLTVDQALVTATAKATLLIDFQPALSADKMEALRSVHYASSTKVILSFMERFWEKEGIRGGKSITDRPSRFIYYPSHSFPGTDAGALLASYTCSDDSTLFQGVSEDELMAVVLDDLVRIHGEDIRSLFTGGLVKKWGLDPYSLGAFALFTPYQGLYARELFQSEGRVHFAGEHTALPHGWIETSMKSALRAAKNINSLTIQP
- the sdhdb gene encoding succinate dehydrogenase [ubiquinone] cytochrome b small subunit B, mitochondrial yields the protein MAAIVRLTSVCRRGVHPLFYQSTLLARPLILPHKHQEQTYMLTARIHASQALSASSGSKAASLHWTAERVLSILLLAMGPVAYFHPGPAIDYSLAAALTLHGHWGLGQVLTDYVHGETKIKIANAGLFLLSTVTFAGLSYFNYNDVGICKAIALLWSK
- the timm8b gene encoding mitochondrial import inner membrane translocase subunit Tim8 B, producing MSQPPVMYSHTSHNLYIRGGLRGLVKHRSLAQAVLPKIRLRDAMDGFDNLSASEKAEATELQRLIAIEQQKAQFQAQVHNFTDVCWDKCVDSPGSKFDYRTETCLVSCVERFIDTTLTITNRFTQMVQKGTH